From a region of the Mycobacterium intracellulare ATCC 13950 genome:
- a CDS encoding DUF3558 domain-containing protein, with the protein MRRSARALALVASALTILIPAVAACSDSGGNKPGATASSTPQKGQGNHGPMFPQCGGISDQTVAELTRVTGLINTARNSVGCQWLAGGGILGPHFSFSWYRGSPIGRERKTEELSRASVDDININGHGGFIAVGNEPNLGDSLCEVGIQFQDDFIEWSISFSQKPFPPPCDIAKELARQSIANSK; encoded by the coding sequence GTGCGGCGTAGCGCGAGGGCGCTGGCTCTTGTGGCGTCAGCATTGACGATCCTGATTCCCGCCGTTGCCGCCTGCTCCGATTCCGGCGGCAACAAACCCGGGGCGACGGCGTCTTCGACGCCGCAGAAGGGGCAAGGCAACCACGGGCCGATGTTCCCGCAGTGCGGCGGCATCAGCGACCAGACGGTGGCCGAGCTGACCCGGGTGACAGGGTTGATCAACACCGCCCGCAACTCCGTCGGCTGCCAATGGCTCGCCGGGGGCGGCATCCTCGGGCCGCACTTCTCCTTCTCCTGGTATCGCGGCAGCCCGATCGGACGCGAACGCAAGACCGAGGAGCTCTCACGTGCCAGCGTCGACGACATCAACATCAACGGCCACGGCGGTTTCATCGCCGTCGGCAACGAGCCCAACCTGGGTGACTCGCTGTGCGAAGTAGGCATTCAGTTTCAGGACGACTTCATCGAGTGGTCGATCAGTTTCAGTCAGAAGCCGTTCCCGCCGCCGTGCGATATCGCGAAAGAGCTGGCTCGTCAGTCGATTGCGAACTCGAAATGA
- a CDS encoding ABC transporter ATP-binding protein, whose amino-acid sequence MLLALLRQYIQPYRRLVAMLMVLQLISNLASLYLPTVNAAIIDEGVAKGDTAAIVRLGIVMLGATGLQVLCSVGAVYFGSRTGMGFGRDLRAAVFEHVLTFSERESARFGAPTLLTRSTNDVRQIQYLVQITATVLVTAPIMCLGGIVMALRQEAALTWLLLVSVPVMAVANYWVMSHMLPLFRRMQGLIDGINRVMRDQLAGVRVVRAFAREGFERDRFARANAALSNTALTAGNWQALMLPVTTLTINVSSVALIWFGGQRIDRGQMQVGSLTAFLAYFTQILMAVLMATMTLVVLPRASVCAERITEVLTTRPAVTDPPGPASPPGKITGVVRLDGATFTYPGADRPVLQDISFIARPGTTTAIVGSTGSGKSTLISLMCRLYDVTGGTVLVDDIDVRDYHTELLWSAIGLVPQRGYLFSGTIADNLRYGAAPGHDITGDEMWEALRVADADGFVRAHPDGLQMRVAQGGINFSGGQRQRLAIARAVIRRPAVYLFDDSFGALDVHTDARVRAALKQISKEATVIVVTQRVSTAAQADQVIVIDGGRLVGAGTHESLLADSATYAEFADSQAVGALPSGHVGGAQ is encoded by the coding sequence ATGCTCCTGGCACTGCTGCGCCAGTACATCCAGCCGTACCGCCGGCTGGTCGCAATGCTGATGGTGCTGCAGCTGATCAGCAACCTCGCGTCGCTGTACCTGCCGACCGTCAACGCGGCCATCATCGACGAGGGCGTCGCCAAGGGCGACACCGCCGCGATCGTCCGGCTGGGCATCGTGATGCTCGGGGCCACCGGCTTGCAGGTGTTGTGCTCGGTCGGCGCGGTCTATTTCGGCTCCCGGACCGGGATGGGCTTCGGCCGCGACCTGCGCGCGGCGGTGTTCGAACACGTCCTCACCTTTTCCGAGCGCGAGAGCGCCCGATTCGGCGCGCCGACCTTGCTGACGCGCAGCACCAACGACGTGCGGCAAATCCAGTACCTGGTCCAGATCACGGCCACCGTGCTGGTGACCGCCCCGATCATGTGCCTCGGCGGAATCGTCATGGCCCTGCGCCAGGAGGCGGCGCTGACGTGGCTGTTGCTGGTCAGCGTGCCGGTCATGGCGGTGGCCAACTACTGGGTGATGTCGCACATGCTGCCGCTGTTCCGCAGGATGCAGGGCCTGATCGACGGCATCAACCGCGTGATGCGCGACCAGCTGGCCGGCGTGCGGGTGGTCCGCGCGTTCGCCCGGGAAGGTTTCGAGCGCGACCGCTTCGCGCGCGCCAACGCCGCGCTGTCGAACACCGCATTGACCGCGGGCAACTGGCAGGCGCTGATGCTGCCGGTGACCACGCTGACCATCAACGTGTCCAGCGTCGCGCTGATCTGGTTCGGGGGGCAGCGCATCGATCGCGGCCAGATGCAGGTCGGCTCGTTGACCGCCTTCCTGGCGTACTTCACGCAGATCCTGATGGCCGTGCTGATGGCGACGATGACGCTGGTGGTGTTGCCGCGGGCGTCGGTGTGCGCCGAACGGATCACCGAGGTGCTCACCACCCGTCCCGCCGTCACCGACCCGCCCGGCCCGGCGTCTCCCCCGGGCAAAATCACCGGTGTGGTCCGCCTGGACGGCGCAACATTCACCTATCCCGGCGCCGATCGCCCAGTGCTACAAGACATTTCGTTCATCGCCCGGCCCGGGACCACCACCGCGATCGTCGGCAGCACGGGATCGGGAAAGTCGACACTGATCTCCTTGATGTGCCGGCTCTACGACGTGACCGGCGGAACCGTCCTGGTCGACGACATCGACGTCCGCGATTACCACACCGAGCTGCTGTGGTCGGCGATCGGTCTGGTCCCCCAGCGCGGCTACCTCTTTTCCGGAACGATCGCCGACAACCTGCGTTACGGCGCCGCCCCGGGGCACGACATCACCGGCGACGAGATGTGGGAAGCGTTGCGGGTGGCCGACGCCGACGGGTTCGTGCGCGCGCACCCAGACGGGCTGCAGATGCGGGTGGCCCAGGGCGGCATCAACTTTTCCGGCGGGCAGCGGCAACGACTCGCCATCGCCCGGGCGGTCATCCGCCGCCCCGCCGTCTATCTGTTCGACGACTCCTTCGGCGCCCTCGACGTGCACACCGACGCGCGGGTGCGCGCCGCCCTCAAGCAGATATCGAAGGAAGCCACCGTCATCGTTGTCACCCAACGGGTTTCGACCGCCGCCCAGGCCGACCAGGTGATCGTCATCGACGGCGGAAGGCTGGTCGGCGCCGGCACGCATGAGTCGCTGCTCGCCGACAGCGCCACCTACGCGGAATTCGCCGACTCACAAGCCGTGGGCGCCTTGCCGTCAGGCCACGTCGGGGGCGCGCAATGA
- a CDS encoding serine/threonine-protein kinase PknH/PknJ — protein MSDEQASRAGSMFGPYHLKRLLGRGGMGEVYEAEHTVKEWTVAVKLLSESFSRDPVFRERMKREARTAGRLQEPHVVPVHDYGEIDGQIFLEMRLVEGTDLDSVLKRFGPLTPPRAVAVITQIASALDAAHAAGVMHRDVKPQNILVTADDFAYLVDFGIASATTDEKLTQLGTAVGTWKYMAPERFSDAEVTYRADIYALACVLFECLTGAPPYRADSAGMLVSAHMMDPIPAPSQRRPDIPKAFDAVIARGMAKRPEDRYASAGDLALAAKQALSHPDQDRAATILRRSQEAALPTAVNPDPRLSTAPPPRPYQPAFNTPPPSPSAAPYYQGASANWGGPPPQFANATPWGQPPPRPRRNVWLIVAAVAVVFVLLGSGLGIWLVTRPDPEPPPPAPLEADRLSALLLGPSDINTVMGSSTMQPGKPITSTDHSAVTVSTPDCQGALYTTQDPVYAGTGYTSVSGLVSSEPGDNYDHWVNQAVVLFPSADKAKSFLENSAEKWKGCAGKTVTVTNKSKTYRWTFAQVQGSPPKITLMDTQEGADGWECQRALTVANNVIVDINACGYHISDQGAQIADKIAARIADE, from the coding sequence ATGAGCGACGAGCAGGCCTCACGGGCGGGGTCGATGTTCGGCCCCTACCACCTGAAACGGCTGCTGGGCCGCGGTGGGATGGGTGAGGTCTACGAGGCCGAACACACCGTCAAAGAGTGGACCGTGGCGGTCAAACTTCTCTCCGAAAGCTTCAGCAGAGACCCCGTCTTCCGCGAGCGGATGAAACGCGAGGCCCGCACCGCCGGACGTTTGCAGGAACCCCATGTGGTGCCCGTGCACGACTACGGCGAAATCGACGGCCAGATCTTTTTGGAGATGCGCTTGGTCGAGGGCACCGACCTGGACAGCGTGCTGAAACGCTTCGGCCCGCTGACCCCGCCACGCGCGGTCGCCGTCATCACCCAGATCGCCTCCGCGCTCGATGCCGCCCACGCCGCCGGCGTCATGCACCGCGACGTCAAACCGCAAAACATCCTGGTCACCGCGGACGACTTCGCCTACCTCGTCGACTTCGGCATCGCCAGCGCCACCACCGACGAGAAACTCACCCAACTGGGCACCGCGGTCGGCACCTGGAAATACATGGCGCCCGAACGGTTTTCCGACGCCGAGGTCACCTACCGCGCCGACATCTACGCGTTGGCGTGCGTGTTGTTCGAGTGCCTGACCGGGGCGCCGCCCTACCGGGCCGACAGCGCCGGCATGCTGGTCTCCGCCCACATGATGGACCCCATACCCGCGCCCAGTCAGCGGCGCCCGGACATCCCCAAGGCCTTCGATGCGGTGATCGCCCGCGGCATGGCCAAAAGGCCCGAGGACCGCTACGCGAGCGCGGGCGACCTCGCGCTGGCCGCCAAGCAGGCGCTGAGCCACCCCGATCAAGACCGCGCCGCCACCATCTTGCGCCGCAGCCAGGAAGCCGCACTGCCCACGGCCGTCAACCCCGATCCCCGGCTGAGCACCGCGCCGCCTCCCCGGCCGTACCAGCCCGCGTTCAACACCCCGCCGCCGTCGCCGTCCGCGGCGCCGTATTACCAAGGCGCCAGCGCCAATTGGGGCGGCCCGCCGCCGCAGTTCGCCAATGCGACGCCGTGGGGTCAGCCCCCGCCCAGGCCCCGCCGCAACGTCTGGCTCATCGTCGCGGCCGTCGCCGTGGTGTTCGTTCTCCTCGGGAGCGGGTTGGGCATCTGGCTGGTCACGCGGCCCGATCCCGAACCGCCACCCCCCGCGCCGCTGGAGGCCGACCGTCTCAGCGCCCTGCTGCTCGGCCCGTCCGATATCAACACCGTGATGGGCTCGTCGACGATGCAGCCGGGCAAACCCATTACGTCGACGGACCATTCGGCGGTGACGGTGTCGACGCCCGACTGCCAGGGCGCGCTCTACACGACCCAAGACCCGGTATATGCGGGCACCGGTTACACCTCGGTGAGTGGACTGGTGTCCTCGGAGCCGGGCGACAACTACGACCACTGGGTGAACCAAGCGGTGGTGCTGTTTCCGTCCGCCGACAAGGCCAAGAGCTTCCTGGAGAACTCTGCGGAGAAGTGGAAGGGCTGCGCCGGCAAGACGGTCACGGTCACGAACAAGAGCAAGACCTATCGGTGGACGTTCGCTCAGGTTCAAGGGAGCCCGCCGAAGATCACGCTGATGGACACCCAGGAAGGCGCCGACGGTTGGGAGTGCCAGCGCGCACTGACCGTGGCCAACAACGTGATCGTCGACATCAACGCGTGCGGGTATCACATCAGCGACCAGGGCGCCCAGATCGCGGACAAGATCGCCGCCAGAATCGCCGACGAGTAG
- a CDS encoding SixA phosphatase family protein: MTAERTLLLMRHAKSDYPAGVADHDRPLAPRGVRQAGLAGDWLRAHVPPVDGVLCSTATRTRETLRNTRIAAPVRYSERLYASTPGTLIDEINTVDDGIGTLLVIGHEPTMSALALGLGRAGGTDAAAAERISAKFPTSAIAVLAVPCAWKELELGGASLIDFVVPR; encoded by the coding sequence GTGACTGCCGAGCGCACCCTGCTGTTGATGCGGCATGCGAAGTCCGACTACCCGGCCGGGGTCGCCGACCACGACCGGCCGTTGGCGCCCCGCGGCGTCAGGCAAGCCGGGCTCGCCGGCGACTGGCTGCGCGCCCACGTGCCCCCCGTCGACGGGGTGCTGTGTTCCACGGCGACCAGGACCCGCGAGACACTGCGGAACACCCGCATCGCTGCGCCGGTGCGATACAGCGAACGCCTCTACGCCAGCACCCCGGGCACGCTGATCGACGAGATCAACACGGTGGACGACGGCATCGGCACGCTGCTCGTCATCGGACACGAGCCGACGATGTCGGCGCTTGCGCTGGGGCTGGGCCGCGCCGGCGGCACCGACGCCGCTGCGGCCGAACGCATTTCGGCCAAGTTCCCGACGTCGGCGATCGCGGTCCTCGCGGTGCCGTGCGCGTGGAAGGAACTGGAACTCGGGGGTGCGTCGCTGATCGACTTCGTCGTTCCGCGCTGA
- a CDS encoding DUF3558 domain-containing protein, which translates to MRAAAVVLLAALLVLTGCSRSIGGNAVKAGGNVPRNNNSQQQYPNLLKECEVLTSDILAKTVGADPLDIQSTFVGAICRWQAANPAGLIDITRFWFEQGSLSNERKVAEFLKYKIESRPIAGIDSIVMRPDDANGACGVASDAAGVVGWWVNPQAPGIDACGQAIKLMELTLATNS; encoded by the coding sequence ATGCGCGCTGCCGCCGTGGTTTTGCTGGCCGCGCTGCTGGTGCTGACCGGCTGCTCCAGGTCGATCGGCGGCAACGCGGTCAAGGCGGGCGGCAACGTGCCCCGCAACAACAACTCCCAGCAGCAGTACCCGAACCTGCTCAAGGAATGTGAGGTGTTGACCAGCGACATCCTGGCCAAGACCGTGGGGGCCGACCCGCTCGACATTCAGAGCACGTTCGTCGGCGCGATCTGCCGGTGGCAGGCGGCCAACCCGGCCGGCCTGATCGACATCACCCGGTTCTGGTTCGAGCAGGGCAGCCTGAGCAACGAGCGCAAGGTCGCGGAGTTCTTGAAGTACAAGATCGAGTCGCGGCCCATCGCCGGGATCGACTCGATCGTGATGCGTCCCGACGACGCCAACGGCGCGTGCGGCGTGGCCAGCGACGCGGCCGGGGTGGTCGGTTGGTGGGTCAACCCGCAGGCGCCGGGAATCGATGCGTGCGGGCAGGCCATCAAGCTGATGGAACTGACGCTGGCCACCAACTCCTAG
- a CDS encoding ABC transporter ATP-binding protein yields MTSSTSTATRGVAPPPAGRSRDFWGSAARLVKRLAPQRRLSIAVITLGLAGTVIGVIVPRILGHATDLLFNGVIGRQLPAGISKAQAVSAARGRGENTFADLLSGMNVVPGHGVDFGAVARTLTLALALYLVSSVLIWAQARLLNLTVQRTMVALRSDVEDKIHRLPLSYFDGRQRGELLSRVTNDIDNVQSSLSMTISQLLTSVLTVVAVLAMMLSISPLLVGITVLTVPLSLLATRAIARRSQRLFLAQWASIGRLNAHIEETYSGFTVVKTFGHQAAAREQFRALNGDVYRSSFGAQFFSGLVAPATTFIGNVGYVAVAVVGGLRVATGHITLGDIQAFIQYVRQFNSPLSQLAGMYNTLQSGVASAERVFALLDEPEESPDPQPAAPPPADGAPRWTGRVEFAHVSFAYRPGVPVIDDLSLVAEPGSTVAIVGPTGAGKTTLVNLLMRFYEVDSGQILLDGVDIATLDRHSLRSRIGMVLQDTWLFDGTIAQNIAYGRPEAGDGEVVAAAEAAHVDPFVRSLPDGYQTRVSGDGANISAGEKQLITIARAFLARPQLLILDEATSSVDTRTEALIQRAMCDLRRDRTSFIIAHRLSTIRDADRILVIEGGRIVEQGNHAELLARRGAYYAMTRA; encoded by the coding sequence ATGACCTCGTCGACCAGCACCGCGACCCGGGGCGTGGCCCCGCCGCCGGCCGGGCGATCCCGCGATTTCTGGGGTTCGGCCGCCCGGTTGGTGAAACGACTTGCGCCGCAACGCAGACTGAGCATCGCGGTGATCACGCTGGGCCTCGCGGGCACGGTGATCGGCGTGATCGTCCCGCGGATCCTCGGCCATGCCACCGATCTGTTGTTCAACGGCGTCATCGGGCGGCAGCTTCCCGCCGGCATCAGCAAGGCACAGGCCGTCTCGGCCGCTCGCGGCCGGGGCGAGAACACCTTCGCCGATCTGCTGTCCGGAATGAACGTGGTGCCGGGCCACGGCGTGGATTTCGGGGCGGTCGCGCGGACACTGACGCTGGCGCTGGCCCTCTATCTCGTTTCCTCGGTGCTGATTTGGGCGCAGGCCCGGCTGCTCAACCTCACCGTGCAGCGCACCATGGTGGCGCTGCGTTCCGACGTCGAGGACAAGATCCACCGGTTGCCGTTGTCGTACTTCGACGGGCGCCAGCGCGGCGAGCTGCTCAGCCGGGTCACCAACGACATCGACAACGTCCAGTCGTCCCTGTCGATGACGATCAGCCAGCTGCTGACTTCGGTCCTGACAGTGGTGGCGGTGTTGGCGATGATGCTGTCCATTTCGCCGCTGCTGGTGGGGATCACCGTGCTGACGGTGCCGCTGTCGCTGCTGGCGACACGGGCGATCGCGCGGCGTTCCCAGCGGCTGTTCCTCGCCCAATGGGCGAGCATCGGGCGCCTCAACGCCCACATCGAGGAGACCTACAGCGGATTCACGGTGGTCAAGACGTTCGGCCACCAGGCCGCGGCCCGCGAGCAGTTTCGGGCCCTCAACGGCGACGTCTACCGGTCCAGTTTCGGCGCCCAGTTCTTCTCCGGGCTGGTGGCACCCGCGACCACGTTCATCGGCAACGTCGGCTACGTGGCCGTCGCCGTGGTGGGTGGCCTGCGGGTGGCCACCGGGCACATCACCCTGGGCGACATCCAGGCGTTCATTCAGTATGTGCGGCAATTCAATTCGCCCCTGAGCCAACTGGCCGGGATGTACAACACCCTGCAGTCGGGGGTGGCCAGCGCCGAACGCGTCTTCGCCCTGCTCGACGAACCGGAAGAATCCCCGGATCCCCAGCCCGCGGCGCCCCCGCCTGCCGATGGCGCCCCACGCTGGACCGGCCGCGTGGAATTCGCGCATGTCAGCTTCGCCTACCGGCCGGGCGTCCCGGTGATCGACGACCTGTCGCTGGTTGCCGAACCGGGTAGCACGGTGGCGATCGTGGGACCGACCGGGGCGGGCAAGACCACGCTGGTGAACCTGTTGATGCGGTTCTATGAGGTCGATTCCGGCCAGATCCTCCTCGACGGGGTGGACATCGCCACGTTGGACCGGCATTCGCTGCGGTCGCGGATCGGCATGGTGCTGCAGGACACCTGGCTCTTTGACGGGACGATCGCGCAGAACATCGCCTACGGGCGCCCCGAGGCCGGCGACGGCGAGGTGGTGGCGGCAGCCGAGGCAGCCCACGTCGACCCGTTCGTGCGGTCGCTGCCGGACGGCTACCAAACCCGGGTCAGCGGCGACGGCGCCAACATCAGCGCCGGCGAAAAGCAACTGATCACCATCGCGCGCGCGTTCCTTGCCCGCCCGCAGCTGCTGATCCTGGATGAGGCGACCAGCTCGGTCGATACCCGCACCGAGGCCCTTATCCAGCGCGCCATGTGCGATCTGCGCCGGGATCGGACGAGTTTCATTATCGCGCATCGTCTTTCGACGATCCGCGACGCCGATCGGATCCTGGTGATCGAGGGGGGCCGGATCGTCGAACAAGGCAACCACGCCGAGCTGCTGGCCCGGCGCGGCGCCTACTACGCCATGACCCGCGCATGA